The Coccidioides posadasii str. Silveira chromosome 3, complete sequence genome contains a region encoding:
- a CDS encoding uncharacterized protein (antiSMASH:Cluster_3.4~antiSMASH:Cluster_3.3~EggNog:ENOG410PUG7~COG:S): protein MFSFFRSRFFDFELIRILGSTPFGGCDIAEFLEAIDKIKKHDAESWYRAWYEQGERVEKIAQDATRDGHKAPARRAYLRACNYFRASSYMLPTSDGRSLPSAERSIRNFRKAIPLMDETIVVLDIPYEDGLTLPGYLYLPAPSKRIPGQKTPILLNCGGADSTQEELYFLYGAAGTDLGYAVLTFEGPGQGLVLKKDQVPMRPDYEVVTSKVLDHLSSIAKANPDYFLDLENIAVAGASMGAYYSLRASTDSRIRACVAVDPFYSLWSLALTRMPSLYANLWQAGWIPESFFNWSVRLSMAFDFCSRWESSLGSYMMGTSTPGQTLRRFQAFTLDDPVNGGKVTDRAKCPILLTGAGHAIYASPDSSTVYIYNSLKHLEKTQKEVWIPTEIGDGGLTAKVGAWGLLAQKSFQFLDKHLGVRRAGLSSYRLEVEV from the coding sequence ATGTTCAGCTTCTTCCGCTCCCGattttttgattttgagCTTATTCGCATCCTTGGGAGCACTCCCTTTGGTGGATGCGACATTGCGGAATTCCTCGAAGCTATTGACAAGATCAAAAAACATGATGCTGAAAGCTGGTATCGTGCATGGTACGAACAAGGCGAACGGGTGGAAAAGATAGCGCAGGATGCGACTCGCGATGGCCATAAAGCTCCTGCCCGGCGAGCGTATCTGCGAGCCTGCAATTACTTTCGTGCCAGCTCATACATGCTTCCTACCTCCGATGGGCGAAGTCTTCCTAGTGCAGAGAGATCGATCCGAAATTTCAGAAAAGCGATTCCTTTGATGGATGAAACAATCGTTGTACTTGATATACCTTATGAGGATGGCCTCACCTTGCCGGGATATCTTTACCTTCCAGCACCATCGAAACGGATTCCAGGCCAGAAAACTCCCATACTTTTAAACTGTGGTGGCGCCGACTCGACTCAGGAAGAGCTCTATTTCCTATACGGAGCAGCGGGAACGGACCTGGGCTACGCAGTCCTTACGTTTGAAGGACCCGGCCAGGGCCTTGTTTTGAAGAAAGACCAAGTACCAATGCGGCCGGACTACGAGGTGGTCACAAGCAAAGTTTTAGATCATCTTTCAAGCATCGCCAAAGCGAATCCGGACTATTTCCTGGATCTCGAAAATATAGCGGTTGCCGGAGCATCAATGGGCGCTTACTATTCCCTTCGTGCGTCTACTGATAGTCGAATCAGAGCTTGTGTCGCAGTCGACCCGTTCTATAGCCTCTGGTCTCTTGCCCTAACGCGCATGCCCTCGCTTTATGCCAACCTTTGGCAAGCAGGCTGGATCCCAGAATCGTTTTTCAACTGGTCCGTCCGCCTATCGATGGCTTTTGACTTTTGCAGTCGCTGGGAATCTTCGCTTGGGAGTTATATGATGGGCACTTCAACACCGGGCCAGACGCTTCGACGTTTTCAGGCTTTCACCCTTGATGATCCCGTAAATGGAGGAAAGGTTACTGACCGGGCGAAATGTCCAATTCTTCTGACGGGTGCTGGGCATGCAATCTATGCCTCTCCGGATTCAAGCACTGTATACATATACAATTCGTTGAAGCATCTTGAAAAGACACAAAAGGAAGTGTGGATCCCGACCGAGATCGGCGACGGTGGACTTACGGCCAAGGTCGGTGCATGGGGCCTCTTAGCACAGAAGAGTTTTCAGTTTTTGGATAAGCATCTTGGCGTGAGAAGAGCTGGGCTTTCGAGTTATCGCCTCGAGGTGGAGGTGTGA